A single window of Luteipulveratus halotolerans DNA harbors:
- a CDS encoding PadR family transcriptional regulator, whose protein sequence is MAATEIRLMVLGAVSLFEPVNGYQIRRELLSWRVEDWAHIKPGSIYSALSTLTRQGGLERHDLVDSGREVAVYTITDDGRDEFERLFSVAVETVDMASRLGFYTALSLLPLMPREVVLSSLKVRATALQAQIDDGRRASTTRDQLPPHVQDLVELWQASALTEQEWLQRVIEQVQAGSLELAGDPQTWQPPADDPGWQMDADRRRYREMLGR, encoded by the coding sequence ATGGCAGCCACGGAGATCCGCCTGATGGTGCTGGGGGCGGTGTCGCTGTTCGAGCCGGTCAACGGTTACCAGATCCGGCGCGAGCTGCTGTCGTGGCGGGTCGAGGACTGGGCGCACATCAAGCCCGGCTCGATCTACTCCGCGCTCTCGACGCTCACCCGGCAGGGTGGCCTCGAACGCCACGACCTGGTCGACAGCGGGCGTGAGGTCGCGGTCTACACGATCACCGACGACGGGCGCGACGAGTTCGAGCGGTTGTTCTCGGTGGCCGTCGAGACGGTCGACATGGCCTCGCGACTGGGGTTCTACACCGCGCTCAGCCTGCTTCCGCTGATGCCGCGCGAGGTCGTGCTGAGCAGCCTGAAGGTGCGGGCGACGGCGCTGCAGGCCCAGATCGACGACGGCCGCCGCGCGTCGACCACGCGCGACCAGCTGCCGCCCCACGTCCAGGACCTCGTCGAGCTCTGGCAGGCCAGCGCGCTGACCGAGCAGGAGTGGCTGCAACGGGTGATCGAGCAGGTGCAGGCCGGCTCGCTCGAGCTCGCCGGCGACCCGCAGACGTGGCAGCCACCCGCCGACGACCCGGGCTGGCAGATGGATGCCGACCGCCGCCGCTATCGCGAGATGCTCGGCCGCTGA
- a CDS encoding GNAT family N-acetyltransferase, whose protein sequence is MSDVRVGPADDADRYLSTDLLVWFDEPPTEPTERVLDGIPEDGRFAAHVDDADERWYAGVYPLTLTVPGPRKSLRQLPVAGLTWVGVHPDERRRGVLTAMLHDHFERTRDGDWSGLSVLHASEPAIYGRHGYGIASWETRLTLSRGATLTAPGLDEAASAIRTRLTNASDEGIGERLRQVALRVGATHLGAVVRERALYDQFARDNAQSIRDREPQRFLFAQLDGEDVGYAWFRRTPKWDDDQPQGTVAVIEMVGTPAAELALLRRLVDLDLTTSVKVRGRSVDDRIVAWVGSPRTVLGGVTDSLWVRLVDLPKALTARGYAAACDVVLDVDDARAPWNSGRWRLTVDDDGAATVERTDADADVRLSTQTLASAYLGARSLVAQRDSGLLTELRAGATDELDAALRTLVAPVGAVGF, encoded by the coding sequence ATGAGCGACGTACGGGTGGGGCCCGCCGATGACGCCGACCGCTACCTGAGCACCGATCTGCTCGTGTGGTTCGACGAGCCACCCACCGAGCCGACCGAACGTGTGCTGGACGGCATCCCCGAGGACGGCCGGTTCGCGGCGCACGTCGACGACGCCGACGAGCGCTGGTACGCCGGCGTCTACCCCCTCACCCTGACCGTGCCCGGACCGCGGAAGTCGTTGCGGCAGCTGCCTGTTGCCGGTCTGACCTGGGTCGGCGTCCACCCCGACGAACGCCGCCGTGGCGTGCTCACCGCGATGCTGCACGACCACTTCGAGCGCACGCGTGACGGCGACTGGTCGGGGCTGTCGGTGCTGCACGCGAGCGAGCCGGCGATCTACGGTCGGCACGGTTACGGCATCGCTTCGTGGGAGACGCGCCTGACGCTGTCGCGCGGCGCGACGCTCACGGCGCCCGGTCTCGACGAGGCGGCCTCGGCGATCCGTACCCGTCTGACCAACGCGTCCGACGAGGGCATCGGCGAGCGCCTGCGCCAGGTCGCCCTCCGGGTCGGTGCCACGCACCTGGGGGCTGTCGTCCGTGAGCGAGCGCTCTACGACCAGTTCGCCCGAGACAACGCCCAGAGCATCCGTGACCGTGAGCCGCAGCGCTTCCTGTTCGCCCAGCTCGACGGCGAGGACGTCGGCTACGCGTGGTTCCGGCGTACACCCAAGTGGGACGACGACCAGCCGCAGGGCACCGTCGCGGTCATCGAGATGGTCGGTACGCCGGCCGCCGAGCTCGCGCTGCTGCGCCGCCTGGTCGACCTCGACCTCACGACGTCGGTCAAGGTGAGAGGCCGGTCGGTCGACGACCGGATCGTCGCCTGGGTCGGCTCACCACGCACGGTGCTCGGCGGCGTCACGGACAGCCTGTGGGTGCGCCTGGTCGACCTGCCGAAGGCACTGACCGCTCGGGGTTACGCGGCGGCCTGCGACGTGGTGCTCGACGTCGACGACGCCCGGGCACCGTGGAACTCCGGCCGGTGGCGCCTGACGGTCGACGACGACGGCGCCGCGACGGTCGAACGCACCGATGCCGACGCCGACGTGCGGCTGAGCACCCAGACCCTCGCGTCGGCGTACCTCGGCGCGAGAAGCCTTGTCGCACAACGAGACTCGGGCCTGCTCACCGAGCTGCGGGCGGGCGCCACCGACGAGCTCGACGCTGCTCTCCGGACCCTGGTGGCGCCGGTGGGTGCGGTCGGGTTCTAG
- a CDS encoding MarR family winged helix-turn-helix transcriptional regulator — MDETDDYSTPAPRRPGAVPDALDHLDPVRRHFLRLDEVPPVTALPQLLRRASAVMDAAVLESVHQRGWRELTDGDLKLLDSLRDRTVPISTLAELLGVSHQAVSRRVTDLVARGMATKDQGWQDVRVVLVRLTARGRAAVRALDESVDEALGFVVDDIPAEHLERLLVHLTVLAQELPGA, encoded by the coding sequence ATGGACGAGACCGACGACTACTCGACGCCGGCACCACGGCGCCCGGGCGCCGTACCCGATGCGCTCGACCATCTGGATCCGGTGCGCCGACACTTCCTGCGGCTCGACGAGGTCCCGCCCGTCACCGCCCTACCTCAGCTGCTTCGACGGGCGTCGGCGGTGATGGACGCGGCCGTGCTCGAGTCCGTCCATCAGCGTGGATGGCGGGAGCTCACAGACGGCGACCTCAAGCTGCTCGACAGCCTCCGCGATCGGACCGTCCCGATCTCGACGCTCGCCGAGCTGTTGGGTGTATCGCATCAAGCGGTGTCGCGCCGGGTCACCGACCTGGTGGCACGAGGCATGGCCACGAAGGACCAGGGGTGGCAGGACGTCCGTGTGGTCCTCGTCCGTCTTACAGCCCGTGGCCGCGCAGCCGTGCGTGCTCTGGACGAGAGCGTCGACGAGGCGCTCGGCTTCGTGGTCGATGACATCCCGGCCGAGCACCTCGAGAGGTTGCTGGTCCACCTCACCGTCCTCGCCCAGGAGCTCCCCGGCGCCTGA
- a CDS encoding MFS transporter, protein MSDNGSPLWRDRRFATYWAGQGVSELGDRVTELAIPLIAVTMLHASPSAVGFLTAAVWLPNIASLFVGAWVDGQARKQRVMVWANVIQGLAMLTLPVAYAFGAITLTHLFVVALVAGLTSVFYQTSYPTFFVSLVRRDQYVEANSLVSTTRSGSFIAGPALGGLLIQVLTAPVAIVVDALSFFVGALLTHRVDVDEAVRERETSADGLLRRSRDGMRFVLRHPYLKVSLGCSTTINFFNFVASALIILYASRGLGLSAGVIGLTFGIGATGGLLGVVLAGRVARRIGTGPTIAVGAVIFSAPMALVPLASGPVWARAAALALVEFVSSVGVMLFDINNNAVQSAVTPDPMRSRVAGAFSTINYGIRPLGAVVGGLCGELVGVGPTMIAAGVGGSLSVLWLLGSPTIRVRSVDGLDAVDVPPHPAPA, encoded by the coding sequence ATGAGTGACAACGGATCTCCGCTGTGGCGTGATCGCAGGTTCGCGACGTACTGGGCCGGTCAGGGCGTCTCCGAGCTCGGCGACCGCGTCACCGAGCTCGCGATCCCGCTCATCGCCGTGACGATGCTGCACGCGAGCCCCAGCGCGGTCGGGTTCCTCACGGCGGCGGTCTGGCTCCCCAACATCGCGTCGTTGTTCGTGGGGGCGTGGGTCGACGGGCAAGCCCGCAAGCAGCGAGTCATGGTGTGGGCCAACGTGATTCAGGGGCTGGCGATGCTGACGCTGCCGGTCGCGTACGCCTTCGGCGCGATCACGCTCACCCATCTGTTCGTGGTCGCGCTGGTCGCCGGGCTGACGAGCGTGTTCTACCAGACGTCCTACCCGACGTTCTTCGTCTCGCTCGTGCGTCGCGATCAGTACGTCGAGGCGAATTCCCTTGTCAGTACGACGCGTTCGGGCTCGTTCATCGCCGGACCTGCACTCGGTGGCCTGCTGATCCAGGTGCTGACCGCCCCGGTCGCGATCGTGGTCGACGCCCTGTCGTTCTTCGTCGGCGCACTGCTCACGCACCGGGTCGACGTGGACGAGGCCGTGCGCGAGCGCGAGACGTCCGCGGACGGTCTGCTCCGGCGTTCACGCGACGGGATGCGGTTCGTCCTGCGGCACCCTTACCTGAAGGTCTCGCTCGGCTGCTCCACCACCATCAACTTCTTCAACTTCGTCGCGAGCGCGCTGATCATCCTGTACGCCAGCCGCGGACTCGGCCTGTCCGCGGGCGTGATCGGTCTGACGTTCGGCATCGGGGCGACGGGTGGGCTGCTCGGCGTGGTGCTCGCGGGGCGGGTCGCGCGCCGCATCGGCACCGGGCCGACGATCGCCGTCGGCGCCGTGATCTTCTCCGCTCCGATGGCGTTGGTGCCCCTGGCGTCCGGCCCCGTCTGGGCCAGGGCGGCGGCGCTCGCGCTCGTGGAGTTCGTCAGCTCGGTCGGCGTCATGCTGTTCGACATCAACAACAACGCCGTCCAGTCGGCGGTCACCCCGGATCCGATGCGGAGCCGGGTGGCCGGTGCGTTCTCGACGATCAACTACGGCATCCGGCCGCTCGGGGCCGTCGTCGGCGGCCTGTGCGGTGAGCTGGTCGGGGTCGGGCCGACGATGATCGCTGCGGGCGTCGGCGGCTCGCTCTCGGTGCTGTGGCTCCTCGGCTCGCCGACCATCCGCGTCCGGTCGGTCGACGGGCTCGACGCCGTCGACGTACCCCCGCACCCGGCACCTGCGTGA
- the nagA gene encoding N-acetylglucosamine-6-phosphate deacetylase: MPHLIHARRLLTGSADSPTREGWVRIDDGRVVELGEGAPAARADVTLTDGWLAPAYVDIHCHGGGGGDFTSADAESVRAAATFHERHGTGSLLASLVTAPVDALCEQLAVVADVVETGDTIIRGSHLEGPFLSAARCGAQNPAYLTDPDLDGFARMVEAARGTLRMITVAPERPGSGELIDAARAAGVAVAVGHTDGTYDACTAAFARGATVATHLFNGMRPLHHREPGPIGASLDARAWVELINDGIHLHPATLRTVLAARPDRAVLITDAIAASGVPDGQYELGGLAATVADGAARLTDGGSLAGSTLTMDEAVRRAVEAGVDVSLAVAAATSHPATAVGLTGRGRIEVGAAANLVHIADDLTKTAFSSPHGHAEA; this comes from the coding sequence GTGCCTCACCTCATCCACGCCCGACGTCTGCTCACCGGCTCAGCCGACTCGCCCACCCGTGAGGGGTGGGTCCGCATCGACGACGGCCGGGTCGTCGAGCTCGGTGAGGGTGCGCCGGCCGCGAGGGCCGACGTGACCTTGACGGACGGCTGGCTCGCACCGGCGTACGTCGACATCCACTGCCACGGCGGTGGCGGCGGCGACTTCACGTCTGCCGATGCCGAGTCGGTCCGCGCCGCGGCGACCTTCCACGAGCGTCACGGCACCGGTTCGCTGCTGGCGTCACTGGTCACCGCGCCGGTCGACGCACTGTGCGAGCAGCTCGCGGTCGTCGCTGACGTCGTCGAGACGGGCGACACGATCATCCGCGGCTCGCACCTCGAAGGTCCTTTCCTGTCGGCGGCCCGCTGCGGCGCCCAGAACCCGGCGTACCTCACCGACCCCGACCTCGACGGGTTCGCCCGGATGGTCGAGGCGGCGCGCGGCACGCTGCGGATGATCACGGTGGCACCCGAGCGCCCCGGCTCGGGCGAGCTGATCGATGCGGCGCGGGCGGCCGGGGTCGCCGTGGCGGTCGGGCACACCGACGGCACGTACGACGCGTGCACGGCTGCGTTCGCCCGCGGCGCCACGGTCGCGACGCACCTGTTCAACGGCATGCGGCCCCTGCACCACCGCGAGCCCGGCCCGATCGGCGCGAGCCTCGACGCACGCGCGTGGGTCGAGCTGATCAACGACGGTATCCACCTGCACCCGGCCACGTTGCGCACGGTGCTCGCGGCGCGTCCCGACCGCGCTGTGCTGATCACCGACGCGATCGCTGCCTCCGGTGTCCCCGACGGCCAGTACGAGCTCGGCGGCCTCGCGGCCACGGTCGCCGACGGTGCCGCCCGGCTGACGGACGGCGGGTCGCTCGCGGGCAGCACGCTCACGATGGACGAGGCCGTACGCCGTGCGGTCGAGGCCGGCGTCGACGTCTCGCTCGCGGTCGCCGCCGCCACCTCGCACCCGGCCACCGCGGTCGGCCTGACCGGACGGGGTCGCATCGAGGTCGGCGCCGCGGCGAACCTCGTGCACATCGCCGATGACCTCACGAAGACGGCCTTCTCATCGCCTCACGGTCACGCGGAGGCCTGA
- a CDS encoding ArsR/SmtB family transcription factor has translation MTNPYGDIELDAQGMRALAHPVRLAILTRLQSDGPSTATALSEHVGATPSVASWHLRHLAKHGLVRDSEQRGSGRERWWEAAARGIRFTATDDASRAAYDALRTTMEAAEGDLVGDWQRDVEPHLEPEWAEVAGRSNTTVLVTAQEAAEVEGAIEQVLAPYVLRKDAPETAPDGAREVRLLRHAMPQGARSHE, from the coding sequence ATGACCAACCCGTACGGCGACATCGAGCTGGACGCCCAGGGCATGCGGGCGTTGGCCCATCCGGTGCGGCTGGCGATCCTCACGCGGCTGCAGTCCGACGGCCCGAGCACGGCCACCGCGCTGTCCGAGCACGTCGGCGCGACGCCGTCGGTCGCCAGCTGGCACCTGCGCCACCTCGCCAAGCACGGCCTGGTCCGCGACTCCGAGCAGCGGGGCAGCGGGCGCGAGCGCTGGTGGGAGGCGGCGGCGCGCGGCATCCGGTTCACCGCGACCGACGACGCGAGCCGGGCGGCGTACGACGCGCTGCGCACCACCATGGAGGCCGCCGAGGGTGACCTGGTCGGTGACTGGCAGCGCGACGTCGAGCCGCACCTCGAGCCGGAGTGGGCCGAGGTGGCCGGGCGGTCCAACACGACCGTGCTCGTCACGGCGCAGGAGGCGGCCGAGGTCGAGGGGGCGATCGAGCAGGTGCTCGCGCCGTACGTCCTGCGCAAGGACGCACCGGAGACCGCGCCCGACGGCGCGCGCGAGGTGAGGCTCCTGCGCCACGCGATGCCGCAGGGCGCGAGAAGCCATGAGTGA
- a CDS encoding AMP-binding protein, which produces MAPQPLRPSYASGISDVPLLGDTIGDNLARTVARHGDREALVDVPSGRRWTYAELLADVDALAKGLVAQGLSKGDRVGIWSPNCAEWVLLQYATARIGVILVCVNPSYRSHELAYVVKQSGMRMLVSAVQHKTSDYRSMVQEVRGDCPDLRDTVYIGESSWDDLVAAGSRTSDDQLVRRAGELAADEPVNIQYTSGTTGFPKGATLTHHNILNNGFFVGEMVGYSEQDRICIPVPFYHCFGMVMGNLAATSHGACMVIPAPSFDPTATLKAVVSERCTSLYGVPTMFIAELGLDDFASYDLSTLRTGIMAGSPCPVEVMKRVVAEMNMAEVAICYGMTETSPVSTMTRVDDDLARRTETVGRVMPHLEVKVVDPVTGRPVPRGETGELCTRGYSVMLGYWEQPDKTDEAIDTARWMHTGDLATMDDDGYLNVVGRIKDLVIRGGENVYPREVEEFLYTHPAIADVQVIGVPDEKYGEELMAWVVMRPDQEPLTTEAVREFATGKLAHYKIPRYVHVTEEFPMTVTGKVRKVEMRERSVDILAATSD; this is translated from the coding sequence ATGGCCCCGCAACCCCTCCGACCGTCGTACGCCTCCGGCATCTCGGACGTACCTCTGCTCGGAGACACCATCGGCGACAACCTGGCCCGCACCGTCGCGCGTCACGGCGATCGTGAGGCTCTCGTCGACGTGCCGAGCGGCCGTCGCTGGACGTACGCCGAGCTGTTGGCCGATGTCGACGCGCTCGCCAAGGGTCTGGTCGCGCAGGGTCTCTCGAAGGGCGACCGGGTCGGGATCTGGTCTCCCAACTGCGCCGAGTGGGTGCTGCTGCAGTACGCCACCGCCCGCATCGGCGTGATCCTGGTCTGCGTCAACCCGTCGTACCGCTCGCACGAGCTGGCCTACGTCGTCAAGCAGTCGGGCATGCGCATGCTCGTGAGCGCCGTCCAGCACAAGACGTCCGACTACCGGTCCATGGTGCAGGAGGTGCGCGGCGACTGCCCCGACCTGCGCGACACCGTCTACATCGGCGAGTCGAGCTGGGACGACCTGGTCGCGGCCGGGTCGCGGACGTCCGACGACCAGCTCGTACGACGGGCCGGCGAGCTCGCGGCCGACGAGCCGGTCAACATCCAGTACACCTCGGGCACCACCGGCTTCCCCAAGGGCGCGACGCTCACGCACCACAACATCCTCAACAACGGGTTCTTCGTCGGCGAGATGGTGGGCTACTCCGAGCAGGACCGCATCTGCATCCCGGTGCCGTTCTACCACTGCTTCGGCATGGTCATGGGCAACCTCGCGGCCACCTCGCACGGCGCCTGCATGGTGATCCCGGCGCCGTCGTTCGATCCGACCGCGACGCTGAAAGCCGTTGTCTCCGAACGTTGTACGTCGCTGTACGGCGTGCCGACGATGTTCATCGCCGAGCTCGGTCTCGACGACTTCGCGTCGTACGACCTGTCGACCCTGCGCACCGGCATCATGGCCGGCTCCCCCTGCCCGGTCGAGGTGATGAAGCGCGTCGTCGCCGAGATGAACATGGCCGAGGTGGCCATCTGCTACGGCATGACCGAGACCTCGCCGGTGTCGACCATGACGCGCGTCGACGACGACCTGGCCCGGCGTACCGAGACGGTCGGAAGGGTCATGCCGCACCTGGAGGTCAAGGTGGTCGACCCCGTGACCGGTCGGCCGGTGCCGCGCGGTGAGACGGGCGAGCTGTGCACCCGCGGCTACTCGGTGATGCTCGGCTACTGGGAGCAGCCGGACAAGACCGACGAGGCCATCGACACCGCCCGCTGGATGCACACCGGCGACCTCGCCACCATGGACGACGACGGCTACCTCAACGTCGTCGGTCGCATCAAGGACCTCGTCATCCGCGGCGGCGAGAACGTCTACCCGCGCGAGGTCGAGGAGTTCCTCTACACCCACCCGGCGATCGCGGACGTGCAGGTGATCGGGGTGCCCGACGAGAAGTACGGCGAAGAGCTGATGGCCTGGGTGGTGATGCGGCCCGATCAGGAGCCGCTGACGACCGAGGCAGTGCGGGAGTTCGCGACAGGCAAGCTCGCGCACTACAAGATCCCGCGCTACGTGCACGTCACCGAGGAGTTCCCGATGACGGTGACGGGCAAGGTCCGCAAGGTCGAGATGCGCGAGCGCTCCGTCGACATCCTGGCAGCGACGAGCGACTAG
- a CDS encoding flavodoxin family protein → MARLLVLHHSPTPLTRSLLDAVLEGARDDAIDGVEVRVVAALDATVEDFLTADGYLLGTTANFGYMSGALKHAFDSTYDDVRGKVSGRPFSFWIHGRSDTTGARRSVESITTGLEWRLAAEPVEALRAVAPAEREQFVELGGTLAALLMDA, encoded by the coding sequence ATGGCGCGGCTGCTCGTCCTGCACCACTCCCCCACACCGCTCACCCGATCGCTGCTCGACGCCGTCCTCGAAGGCGCGCGCGACGACGCGATCGACGGCGTCGAGGTCCGTGTGGTCGCCGCACTCGACGCCACGGTCGAGGACTTCCTCACCGCCGACGGCTACCTCCTCGGCACCACCGCCAACTTCGGCTACATGTCCGGTGCACTCAAGCACGCGTTCGACTCGACGTACGACGACGTGCGCGGCAAGGTGAGCGGCCGCCCCTTCTCGTTCTGGATCCACGGGCGCTCGGACACGACCGGCGCCCGGCGTTCGGTCGAGTCGATCACCACCGGCCTGGAGTGGAGGCTGGCCGCCGAACCCGTCGAGGCCCTGCGCGCGGTCGCTCCGGCCGAGCGTGAGCAGTTCGTCGAGCTGGGCGGCACGCTGGCCGCCCTCCTGATGGACGCCTGA
- a CDS encoding aldose 1-epimerase family protein has translation MTLPSGEQWSIRHGDQEAVVVQVGGGIRSYTVGGRPVLHGYAEDAKADAGRGQLLMPWPNRVRDGKFSFEGRDEQLALSEPSRFNASHGLVRWSLWSLVEQSENALTVAYSLLPQQGWDWRLDLRVRYELDDDGLTVTPSATNVGTTVAPFGFGAHPYLTAGEETVDELTLSLPGSTVLDVDERLIPTGRSGVPRDLDFREARAIGATQLDHAFTDLEAEPLVSIRPSASAPGLLDQREGALDRREGVLDRREGLLDQREGALDQREGALDRRVWLVSVSRGEVSTTLWGDASAYPFVQVFTGDSLPRDKARRTGVAVEPMTCPANALATGDSLVRIEPGDTWSAPWGVRPSRVPS, from the coding sequence GTGACTCTTCCCAGCGGTGAGCAGTGGTCGATCCGGCACGGCGACCAGGAGGCGGTGGTCGTCCAGGTCGGCGGCGGCATCCGGTCCTACACGGTCGGTGGCCGACCCGTGCTGCACGGCTACGCAGAGGACGCGAAGGCCGATGCCGGGCGTGGTCAGCTGCTGATGCCGTGGCCCAACCGCGTCCGCGACGGGAAGTTCTCGTTCGAGGGGCGTGACGAGCAGCTCGCCCTGTCCGAGCCCTCCCGCTTCAACGCCTCCCACGGCCTCGTCCGGTGGTCGTTGTGGTCGCTCGTCGAGCAGTCGGAGAACGCGCTCACGGTCGCGTACTCGCTTCTGCCACAACAAGGTTGGGACTGGCGGCTCGACCTGCGCGTGCGGTACGAGCTCGACGACGACGGCCTCACAGTGACACCGTCGGCCACCAACGTCGGTACGACGGTCGCGCCCTTCGGGTTCGGCGCGCACCCCTACCTGACGGCCGGTGAGGAGACCGTCGACGAGCTCACGCTGAGCCTGCCGGGCTCGACCGTGCTCGACGTGGACGAGCGATTGATCCCGACCGGGCGGTCCGGCGTACCGCGCGACCTGGACTTCCGTGAGGCGCGCGCGATCGGGGCCACTCAGCTCGACCACGCGTTCACGGATCTGGAGGCGGAGCCCTTGGTCTCGATACGGCCCTCCGCTAGCGCTCCGGGCCTACTCGACCAGCGGGAGGGCGCACTCGACCGGCGGGAGGGCGTACTCGACCGGCGGGAGGGCCTACTCGACCAGCGGGAGGGCGCACTCGACCAGCGGGAGGGCGCACTCGACCGGCGGGTGTGGCTCGTGTCGGTGAGCAGGGGAGAGGTGAGCACGACCCTGTGGGGTGACGCGTCGGCGTACCCGTTCGTGCAGGTGTTCACCGGCGACTCGCTGCCCCGCGACAAGGCCCGGCGCACGGGTGTCGCGGTCGAGCCGATGACCTGCCCGGCGAACGCGCTCGCGACCGGTGACTCGCTCGTACGCATCGAGCCCGGTGACACGTGGAGCGCTCCCTGGGGAGTTCGTCCGTCCAGGGTGCCTTCGTAG
- the menD gene encoding 2-succinyl-5-enolpyruvyl-6-hydroxy-3-cyclohexene-1-carboxylic-acid synthase codes for MNPSLALATVIVDELIRHGVTDVVLCPGSRSAPFAYAVHEADRDGRLRLHVRVDERSAAFTALGLAKVSRVPVPVITTSGTAVANLYPAVLEASQASVPMVVITADRPAELRGTGANQTTDQVKLFGRATRWFHETATPERRVGQNGTWRSLVGRAIAESRGLPSGDPGPVHLNIPLRDPLVPTDDGEPWPEGLDGREQGQPWLALRAPHSHPPAVTGPGIAPVPRTLVILGDLPDPAQGGELAELAAAAGWPMLAEPFGRYHRGRVSPHGPLMLGAYDWLDEHRPERVLIGGRLTLSRDVNRLLQHPDVTVEVVTPLTSWADAVHVVRRVHDWADIERSHSAVAGCVDRSWAAAWRKAASGIGVAADAVVDGSWPSGLSVAATVAHNLPAGGGLYIGSSNSVRDLDLGRDPQRIARDVVSVANRGLAGIDGVVSSAVGMALSRPGQANVALMGDLTFLHDANGLLIGPHEPVPDLTIVVVNDDGGGIFGTLEQGRAELSDALERVFSTPTGTRIADLCAAHDVEHERVTHRDRLVERIMTPSPGLHVVEVPIPRDNQRDLRQQLKDAAAAALA; via the coding sequence GTGAACCCCTCGCTCGCGCTGGCCACCGTGATCGTCGATGAGCTGATCCGGCACGGAGTCACCGACGTGGTGCTCTGCCCGGGATCACGGTCGGCGCCGTTCGCGTACGCCGTGCACGAGGCCGACCGCGACGGACGTCTGCGGCTGCACGTGCGGGTCGATGAGCGGTCCGCAGCGTTCACCGCGCTCGGGCTGGCCAAGGTCAGCCGGGTGCCGGTGCCGGTCATCACGACCAGCGGCACGGCTGTGGCCAACCTCTACCCGGCCGTGCTCGAGGCGAGCCAGGCCAGTGTGCCGATGGTCGTCATCACCGCCGACCGGCCCGCTGAGCTGCGCGGCACGGGCGCCAACCAGACGACCGACCAGGTCAAGCTGTTCGGGCGCGCGACGCGCTGGTTCCACGAGACGGCGACCCCGGAGCGCCGCGTCGGTCAGAACGGCACCTGGCGCAGTCTCGTCGGTCGGGCGATCGCCGAGAGCCGCGGTCTGCCGAGCGGCGATCCGGGCCCGGTGCACCTCAACATCCCGCTGCGCGACCCGCTGGTGCCGACGGACGACGGCGAGCCGTGGCCCGAGGGCCTCGACGGCCGTGAGCAGGGGCAGCCGTGGCTGGCCCTGCGTGCCCCGCACAGCCACCCGCCGGCGGTCACCGGCCCGGGCATCGCACCGGTGCCTCGCACGCTCGTGATCCTCGGTGACCTCCCGGACCCGGCCCAGGGCGGTGAGCTCGCCGAGCTGGCGGCGGCGGCCGGCTGGCCGATGCTCGCCGAGCCGTTCGGCCGCTATCACCGTGGACGGGTGAGCCCGCACGGCCCGCTCATGCTCGGTGCCTACGACTGGCTGGACGAGCACCGTCCCGAGCGCGTGCTGATCGGCGGACGCCTCACCCTCTCTCGCGACGTCAACCGGCTGCTGCAGCACCCGGACGTCACGGTCGAGGTCGTCACCCCGCTCACGTCGTGGGCCGACGCCGTCCACGTCGTACGCCGCGTCCACGACTGGGCCGACATCGAGCGCAGCCACTCGGCCGTCGCCGGCTGCGTCGACCGCTCGTGGGCGGCGGCCTGGCGCAAGGCCGCGTCGGGCATCGGCGTGGCCGCAGATGCTGTCGTCGACGGCTCCTGGCCCTCGGGCCTGTCGGTCGCGGCGACGGTCGCCCACAACCTGCCGGCCGGAGGCGGCCTCTACATCGGGTCGTCCAACTCGGTGCGCGACCTCGACCTCGGTCGCGACCCGCAGCGCATCGCCCGCGACGTGGTGTCGGTCGCCAACCGCGGTCTCGCAGGTATCGACGGCGTGGTCAGCTCAGCGGTGGGCATGGCGCTGTCGCGGCCGGGCCAGGCCAACGTCGCGCTGATGGGCGACCTGACCTTCCTGCACGACGCCAACGGGCTGCTCATCGGGCCGCACGAGCCGGTGCCCGACCTCACCATCGTGGTGGTCAACGACGACGGCGGCGGCATCTTCGGCACGCTCGAGCAAGGCCGTGCCGAGCTGTCGGACGCGTTGGAGCGGGTGTTCTCGACGCCGACCGGCACGCGGATCGCCGACCTGTGCGCCGCTCACGACGTCGAGCACGAACGGGTCACCCACCGCGACCGGCTGGTCGAACGCATCATGACGCCGTCGCCCGGACTGCACGTCGTCGAGGTGCCGATCCCGCGCGACAACCAGCGCGACCTGCGCCAGCAGCTCAAGGACGCAGCCGCGGCGGCACTCGCCTAG